In one window of Streptomyces roseofulvus DNA:
- a CDS encoding helix-turn-helix transcriptional regulator produces the protein MSRRARVSPADAGLPDGGRRRTPGLRREEVAVLAGVGVSWYQWLEQGRDISVSPQVLDSVARVLRLSPAERRHLYVLAALNPPALEPAPEDRDMCHGLRRLIEAWMPFPAHIMDVYWNTVIYNEAAAAVFGMRPDVSRNCLIDFFTDEVYRGRTRGWEELAPKVVAQFRSACSECPDDDGFRAVVEEAKAASAEFAELWERRDIRPGGLNRKEIDHPVAGLLVMEATQLRVPARPDLVIVMHTPLPETGTAERLERLVSPEGRRGAMYPLAG, from the coding sequence ATGAGCCGTCGGGCCCGGGTCAGCCCGGCCGACGCGGGCCTGCCGGACGGCGGTCGGCGGCGGACGCCGGGACTGCGCCGCGAGGAGGTCGCGGTCCTCGCCGGGGTCGGGGTCAGCTGGTACCAGTGGCTGGAGCAGGGCCGGGACATCTCCGTCTCCCCGCAGGTGCTCGACTCGGTGGCGCGGGTGCTCCGGCTGAGCCCCGCCGAGCGGCGGCACCTGTACGTCCTGGCGGCGCTGAACCCGCCGGCCCTCGAACCCGCCCCGGAGGACCGGGACATGTGCCACGGGCTGCGCCGGCTGATCGAGGCGTGGATGCCGTTCCCGGCGCACATCATGGACGTGTACTGGAACACGGTGATCTACAACGAGGCGGCGGCCGCGGTGTTCGGGATGCGCCCGGACGTCAGCCGGAACTGCCTGATCGACTTCTTCACCGACGAGGTGTACCGGGGGCGGACGCGGGGCTGGGAGGAGCTGGCGCCGAAGGTGGTGGCGCAGTTCCGGTCGGCCTGCTCGGAGTGCCCGGACGACGACGGCTTCCGCGCGGTGGTCGAGGAGGCGAAGGCGGCGAGCGCCGAGTTCGCGGAGCTGTGGGAGCGCCGGGACATCCGTCCGGGCGGCCTGAACCGCAAGGAGATCGACCATCCGGTGGCCGGTCTCCTCGTCATGGAGGCCACCCAGCTGCGGGTGCCGGCCCGGCCGGACCTGGTGATCGTGATGCACACCCCGCTGCCGGAGACCGGCACCGCGGAGCGGCTGGAGCGGCTGGTCTCGCCGGAGGGCCGGCGGGGGGCGATGTACCCGCTGGCGGGCTGA
- the ybeY gene encoding rRNA maturation RNase YbeY, translating to MSIDVNNESGTEVDEQAILDIARYALGRMRIHPLSELSVIVVDAEAMEQLHIQWMDLPGPTDVMSFPMDELRPPTKDDEEPPQGLLGDIVLCPEVAKKQGEDAPTKHSMDEELQLLTVHGVLHLLGYDHEEPDEKAEMFGLQAAIVDGWRAEKGLTGPSPAPTVN from the coding sequence ATGTCGATCGACGTCAACAACGAGTCCGGCACCGAGGTCGACGAGCAGGCGATCCTGGACATCGCCCGCTACGCCCTCGGCCGCATGCGCATCCACCCGCTCTCCGAGCTCTCGGTGATCGTGGTCGACGCGGAGGCGATGGAGCAGCTCCACATCCAGTGGATGGACCTCCCCGGACCGACGGACGTCATGTCCTTCCCGATGGACGAGCTGCGCCCGCCGACCAAGGACGACGAGGAGCCCCCGCAGGGGCTCCTCGGCGACATCGTGCTCTGCCCCGAGGTCGCCAAGAAGCAGGGCGAGGACGCCCCGACCAAGCACTCCATGGACGAGGAGCTCCAGCTGCTCACCGTCCACGGCGTCCTCCACCTGCTCGGCTACGACCACGAGGAGCCGGACGAGAAGGCCGAGATGTTCGGCCTCCAGGCGGCGATCGTCGACGGCTGGCGCGCCGAGAAGGGCCTCACCGGCCCGTCGCCCGCCCCCACCGTCAACTGA
- a CDS encoding MFS transporter produces MATVTPVSGTTPAPAPPALTGRARLVLFVLCAAQFIVALDFSVLNVALPVLGADVGLDRSALQWAVTAFALPSGGFLLLFGRIGDLYGRKRLFLGGLGLFAAASVLATVAWDPASFLAGRALQGLGAAAIVPTGMSLLTTSFPEGPLRDRALGISGTLMSLGFTVGMVLGGVLTESLGWRSTMGLLAVFALVVLPLAPGLLTESRTPDRPRLDVPGAVTVTGGLLALIYALTTAAERGFGGTDVLLALAGGLVLLTVFVIVESRHPAPLVSLPMLRRRTVAFGNLGGLVTFSMMSTIVFVLTLYLQETLGLSAFATGVVFGIQGVFSVLAGTLTPRVIGRLGARRTLVVSLAGQAVLTAALLGVGERSGAVVATVAVTLASMFHLGAIISYGLTVTSGVRDEEQGLATGLVTTTQQVGLTVGIPMLGVLATTGTTLYDGVRTVIALDTAIVLAAVLLLAVGLRRAR; encoded by the coding sequence ATGGCAACCGTCACCCCTGTCTCCGGCACGACCCCCGCACCCGCTCCCCCGGCCCTCACCGGGCGGGCCCGGCTCGTCCTCTTCGTGCTCTGCGCCGCCCAGTTCATCGTGGCGCTCGACTTCTCCGTCCTCAACGTCGCCCTGCCGGTCCTCGGCGCCGACGTCGGCCTCGACCGGTCCGCGCTCCAGTGGGCCGTCACCGCCTTCGCCCTCCCCTCCGGCGGCTTCCTGCTGCTCTTCGGCCGGATCGGCGACCTGTACGGCCGCAAGCGGCTCTTCCTCGGCGGCCTCGGTCTCTTCGCCGCCGCGTCCGTGCTCGCCACCGTCGCCTGGGACCCGGCCTCCTTCCTCGCCGGCCGCGCCCTCCAGGGCCTCGGGGCCGCCGCGATCGTGCCCACCGGCATGTCGCTGCTGACCACCTCCTTCCCGGAGGGCCCGCTGCGCGACCGGGCGCTCGGCATCTCCGGCACCCTGATGTCGCTGGGCTTCACCGTCGGCATGGTCCTCGGCGGCGTGCTGACCGAGTCCCTCGGCTGGCGCTCCACCATGGGCCTGCTCGCCGTCTTCGCGCTGGTCGTGCTGCCGCTGGCGCCCGGCCTGCTCACCGAGTCCCGCACCCCCGACCGGCCGCGGCTCGACGTGCCCGGTGCGGTCACCGTCACCGGCGGTCTGCTCGCCCTGATCTACGCCCTGACCACCGCCGCCGAGCGCGGCTTCGGCGGCACGGACGTGCTGCTCGCCCTGGCCGGCGGGCTGGTCCTGCTGACCGTGTTCGTGATCGTCGAGTCCCGGCACCCGGCGCCGCTGGTCTCGCTGCCGATGCTGCGCCGGCGCACGGTCGCCTTCGGCAACCTCGGCGGGCTCGTCACCTTCTCGATGATGTCGACGATCGTCTTCGTGCTGACCCTGTACCTCCAGGAGACGCTGGGCCTTTCGGCCTTCGCCACCGGTGTCGTCTTCGGGATCCAGGGCGTCTTCTCGGTCCTCGCCGGGACGCTCACGCCGAGGGTGATCGGCCGCCTCGGTGCCCGCCGCACCCTGGTCGTCTCCCTCGCCGGGCAGGCGGTGCTCACGGCGGCGCTGCTCGGCGTGGGCGAACGCTCGGGCGCGGTCGTGGCGACCGTCGCGGTCACCCTCGCCTCGATGTTCCACCTCGGCGCGATCATCTCGTACGGCCTGACGGTGACCTCGGGCGTCCGGGACGAGGAGCAGGGGCTGGCGACCGGCCTGGTGACCACCACCCAGCAGGTCGGGCTCACCGTCGGCATCCCGATGCTCGGGGTGCTCGCCACCACCGGGACCACCCTCTACGACGGGGTGCGGACGGTGATCGCGCTGGACACCGCGATCGTGCTGGCCGCGGTGCTCCTGCTCGCCGTGGGCCTGCGGCGCGCGCGGTGA
- a CDS encoding protealysin inhibitor emfourin, producing the protein MRIRVRRTGGFAGIERSAEVEVSGPEWESLASAALAAPEAVRVVPDGFAYEITVDGRTVRCADPHLTDAQRTLVTRVLKEGA; encoded by the coding sequence ATGCGGATTCGAGTGCGGCGCACAGGTGGTTTCGCGGGCATCGAGCGGTCGGCGGAGGTGGAGGTCTCGGGTCCCGAGTGGGAGTCCCTGGCCTCCGCCGCCCTCGCGGCCCCGGAGGCCGTCCGGGTCGTCCCGGACGGCTTCGCGTACGAGATCACCGTCGACGGACGGACGGTGCGGTGCGCGGACCCGCACCTCACCGACGCCCAGCGGACCCTCGTGACGAGGGTCCTCAAGGAGGGCGCGTGA
- the era gene encoding GTPase Era, whose product MAPMSVRSEETDENTAPHRAGFACFVGRPNAGKSTLTNALVGQKVAITSNRPQTTRHTVRGIVHRPDAQLILVDTPGLHKPRTLLGERLNDVVRTTWAEVDVIGFCLPADQKLGPGDRFIAKELAEIKKTPKVAIVTKTDLVDSKTLAEQLIAIDQLGRELGIEWAEIVPVSAVGDKQVQLVADLLIPLLPKSPPLYPEGDLTDEPEQVMVAELIREAALEGVRDELPHSIAVVVEEMIPREGRPADRPLLDIHANVYIERPSQKGIIIGPKGSRLKEVGMKSRKHIEALLGTPVFLDLHVKVAKDWQRDPKQLRRLGF is encoded by the coding sequence ATGGCCCCCATGAGCGTGCGCAGTGAAGAGACCGATGAGAACACCGCCCCCCACCGGGCGGGCTTCGCCTGCTTCGTCGGGCGCCCCAACGCGGGCAAGTCCACCCTCACGAACGCTCTGGTCGGCCAGAAGGTGGCGATCACCTCCAACCGGCCGCAGACCACCCGGCACACCGTGCGCGGCATCGTGCACCGCCCGGACGCGCAGCTGATCCTGGTCGACACCCCCGGCCTCCACAAGCCGCGCACCCTCCTCGGCGAGCGGCTCAACGACGTCGTCCGCACCACCTGGGCCGAGGTCGACGTGATCGGCTTCTGCCTGCCCGCCGACCAGAAGCTCGGCCCCGGCGACCGCTTCATCGCCAAGGAGCTCGCCGAGATCAAGAAGACCCCCAAGGTCGCCATCGTCACCAAGACCGACCTGGTCGACTCCAAGACCCTCGCCGAGCAGCTGATCGCCATCGACCAGCTCGGCCGCGAGCTCGGCATCGAGTGGGCCGAGATCGTGCCGGTCTCCGCCGTCGGCGACAAGCAGGTCCAGCTCGTCGCCGACCTGCTCATCCCGCTGCTGCCGAAGTCCCCGCCGCTCTACCCGGAGGGCGACCTCACGGACGAGCCGGAGCAGGTCATGGTCGCCGAGCTGATCCGCGAGGCCGCGCTCGAAGGCGTACGGGACGAGCTGCCGCACTCCATCGCGGTCGTCGTCGAGGAGATGATCCCCCGCGAGGGCCGCCCCGCCGACCGGCCGCTGCTCGACATCCACGCCAACGTGTACATCGAGCGCCCCAGCCAGAAGGGCATCATCATCGGCCCCAAGGGCAGCCGCCTGAAGGAGGTCGGGATGAAGTCCCGCAAGCACATCGAGGCCCTCCTCGGCACCCCGGTCTTCCTCGACCTGCACGTCAAGGTCGCCAAGGACTGGCAGCGCGACCCCAAGCAGCTCCGCCGCCTGGGCTTCTGA
- a CDS encoding WxL protein peptidoglycan domain-containing protein: MRRKLYVLLLSAALLLLGAPAAQAAENGEWAVYPAAARLGERPYFFLTADPGATLRDKVTVTNKTAAPLTFRLYGADAYNTERDGGFALRTLKEKQTGAGAWIKPARTRITVPARSAVTVPFTLTVPADADPGDHPGAVVALDERITPGGGSVAMGIQRAVGARVYLKVSGPAVPALAVEDVTLEQDRPVVPGTRDSTAVLSYTLHNRGNVTLDPKVVLTAEGLFGRTLLDRDLAQVPSELLPRQRIRLTERWIGSPQLDWGELTLVATAEDVRVSAGVGFLALPWLAATVLLLGAAGGFAGWRIRRRRTRPGR; the protein is encoded by the coding sequence GTGCGACGCAAGCTGTACGTCCTCCTCCTGAGCGCCGCCCTGCTGCTCCTCGGGGCGCCGGCCGCCCAGGCCGCCGAGAACGGCGAGTGGGCCGTCTACCCGGCCGCCGCCCGCCTCGGCGAACGCCCCTACTTCTTCCTCACCGCCGACCCCGGCGCCACCCTGCGCGACAAGGTCACCGTCACCAACAAGACCGCCGCCCCGCTCACCTTCCGGCTCTACGGCGCCGACGCCTACAACACCGAGCGCGACGGCGGCTTCGCCCTGCGCACCCTGAAGGAGAAGCAGACCGGCGCCGGCGCCTGGATCAAGCCCGCGCGCACCAGGATCACCGTCCCGGCCCGCTCCGCCGTCACCGTCCCCTTCACCCTCACCGTCCCCGCCGACGCCGACCCGGGCGACCACCCCGGCGCCGTCGTCGCCCTCGACGAGCGGATCACCCCCGGCGGCGGCTCCGTCGCCATGGGGATCCAGCGGGCCGTCGGCGCCCGCGTCTACCTCAAGGTCAGCGGCCCGGCCGTGCCCGCGCTCGCCGTCGAGGACGTCACCCTGGAGCAGGACCGGCCGGTCGTCCCCGGCACCCGGGACTCCACCGCCGTCCTCTCCTACACCCTCCACAACCGGGGCAACGTCACCCTCGACCCCAAGGTCGTCCTCACCGCCGAGGGGCTCTTCGGCCGCACCCTGCTCGACCGCGACCTCGCCCAGGTGCCGTCCGAGCTGCTGCCCCGGCAGCGGATCCGGCTGACCGAGCGGTGGATCGGATCGCCGCAGCTCGACTGGGGCGAGCTGACCCTCGTCGCCACCGCCGAGGACGTCCGGGTGAGCGCCGGCGTCGGCTTCCTCGCCCTGCCCTGGCTCGCCGCCACCGTGCTGCTCCTGGGCGCCGCCGGAGGCTTCGCCGGATGGCGGATCCGGCGCCGCCGGACCCGCCCGGGACGGTGA
- a CDS encoding MmcQ/YjbR family DNA-binding protein — protein MTPDRLRALCLEFNDATEEFPFGPDASVFKVAGKMFALSWLDGEPLRVNLKCDPEDAVRLREEHPAITPGYHMNKRHWNTVEVAGLPDRMVRELIEDSYDLVVAGLPKAVRLRLDRP, from the coding sequence ATGACCCCGGACCGGCTGCGCGCCCTCTGCCTGGAGTTCAACGACGCCACCGAGGAGTTCCCCTTCGGTCCCGACGCCTCGGTCTTCAAGGTGGCGGGGAAGATGTTCGCGCTCTCCTGGCTGGACGGCGAGCCGCTGCGGGTCAATCTGAAGTGCGATCCCGAGGACGCCGTACGGCTCCGCGAGGAGCATCCGGCGATCACCCCGGGCTACCACATGAACAAGCGCCACTGGAACACGGTGGAGGTGGCCGGGCTCCCGGACCGGATGGTCCGGGAGCTCATCGAGGACTCGTACGACCTGGTCGTCGCCGGCCTGCCGAAGGCGGTCCGGCTCCGCCTGGACCGGCCCTAG
- a CDS encoding hemolysin family protein, whose product MSIQLILGAVALVVVAWLAACAEAGLARVSAFRAAEAVRSGRRGAEKLTQVASDPTRYLNVALLVRVACEMAAGVLVTYACLEYFPETWEALLVAIAVMVLVSYVAVGVSPRTIGRQHPLNTATAAAYVLVPLARIMGPIPQLLILIGNALTPGKGFRKGPFASEAELRAMVDLAEQESLIEDDERRMVHSVFELGDTLVREVMVPRTDLVCIERYKTVRQALTLALRSGFSRIPVTGENEDDVVGIVYLKDLVRKTHINRDAEADLVSTAMRAAAFVPDTKNAGDLLREMQQERNHVAVVIDEYGGTAGIVTIEDILEEIVGEITDEYDRELPPVQELGDERHRVTARLDIGDLGELYGFGPDEFDDEDVETVGGLLAKALGRVPIAGATAVVALPDGRELKLTAEAPAGRRNKIVTVLVEPVAPAGAEGEDPE is encoded by the coding sequence ATGAGCATCCAGCTGATCCTCGGCGCGGTCGCCCTGGTCGTCGTCGCCTGGCTCGCCGCCTGCGCCGAGGCCGGACTCGCCCGCGTCTCCGCCTTCCGTGCCGCCGAAGCCGTCCGCTCCGGGCGGCGCGGCGCCGAGAAGCTCACCCAGGTCGCCTCCGACCCGACCCGCTACCTCAACGTGGCGCTGCTCGTCCGGGTCGCCTGCGAGATGGCGGCCGGCGTCCTCGTCACCTACGCCTGCCTGGAGTACTTCCCGGAGACCTGGGAGGCGCTGCTGGTCGCGATCGCCGTGATGGTGCTGGTCAGCTATGTGGCCGTCGGCGTCTCGCCGCGCACCATCGGCCGCCAGCACCCGCTGAACACGGCGACCGCCGCCGCGTACGTCCTCGTCCCGCTGGCCCGGATCATGGGCCCGATCCCGCAGCTGCTGATCCTCATCGGCAACGCGCTCACCCCCGGCAAGGGCTTCCGCAAGGGCCCCTTCGCCTCCGAGGCGGAGCTACGGGCCATGGTGGACCTGGCCGAGCAGGAGTCGCTGATCGAGGACGACGAGCGCCGGATGGTGCACTCGGTCTTCGAGCTGGGCGACACCCTGGTCCGCGAGGTGATGGTGCCGCGCACCGACCTCGTCTGCATCGAGCGGTACAAGACCGTCCGGCAGGCCCTCACCCTCGCGCTGCGCTCCGGCTTCTCCCGCATCCCGGTGACGGGGGAGAACGAGGACGACGTCGTCGGGATCGTGTACCTGAAGGACCTGGTCCGCAAGACGCACATCAACCGCGACGCCGAGGCCGACCTGGTCTCCACCGCGATGCGCGCGGCGGCCTTCGTCCCCGACACCAAGAACGCCGGCGACCTGCTGCGCGAGATGCAGCAGGAGCGCAACCACGTCGCCGTCGTCATCGACGAGTACGGCGGCACGGCCGGCATCGTCACCATCGAGGACATCCTGGAGGAGATCGTCGGCGAGATCACCGACGAGTACGACCGGGAACTGCCGCCGGTCCAGGAGCTCGGCGACGAACGCCACCGGGTCACCGCCCGCCTCGACATCGGCGACCTGGGCGAGCTGTACGGCTTCGGCCCCGACGAGTTCGACGACGAGGACGTGGAGACCGTCGGCGGGCTGCTCGCCAAGGCGCTCGGCCGGGTCCCGATCGCCGGTGCCACGGCCGTCGTCGCCCTGCCCGACGGCCGGGAGCTGAAGCTGACCGCCGAGGCCCCGGCCGGCCGCCGGAACAAGATCGTCACCGTGCTCGTCGAGCCGGTCGCCCCGGCCGGAGCGGAGGGGGAGGACCCGGAATGA
- a CDS encoding PhoH family protein yields MTQTPTAPNGTPGEARAHFAVPAKHPMVTVLGSGDSLLRVIERAFPRADIHVRGNQVSAVGDAREVALIQRLFDEMMLVLRTGQPMTEDAVERSIAMLKASDDGEGADETPAEVLTQNILSSRGRTIRPKTLNQKRYVDAIDKHTIVFGIGPAGTGKTYLAMAKAVQALQSKQVTRIILTRPAVEAGERLGFLPGTLYEKIDPYLRPLYDALHDMLDPDSIPKLMANGTIEVAPLAYMRGRTLNDAFIILDEAQNTNPEQMKMFLTRLGFDSKIVITGDITQVDLPGGTKSGLRQVRDILDGVPDVHFSALTSQDVVRHKLVGRIVDAYEKYDSANEQRTGRNGK; encoded by the coding sequence ATGACGCAGACACCCACAGCCCCCAACGGAACGCCGGGCGAGGCCCGTGCCCACTTCGCGGTGCCCGCCAAGCACCCCATGGTGACCGTCCTCGGTTCCGGCGACTCCCTGCTCCGCGTGATCGAGCGGGCGTTCCCCCGGGCGGACATCCACGTCCGGGGCAATCAGGTCAGCGCGGTCGGCGACGCCAGGGAAGTCGCCCTCATCCAGCGCCTGTTCGACGAGATGATGCTGGTGCTCCGCACCGGACAGCCGATGACGGAGGACGCAGTGGAACGCTCCATCGCCATGCTCAAGGCGAGCGACGACGGCGAAGGCGCCGACGAGACCCCGGCCGAGGTGCTCACCCAGAACATCCTTTCCAGCCGCGGCCGCACCATCCGCCCCAAGACCCTCAACCAGAAGCGCTACGTCGACGCGATCGACAAGCACACGATCGTCTTCGGCATCGGCCCCGCCGGCACCGGCAAGACCTACCTGGCCATGGCCAAGGCCGTCCAGGCCCTCCAGTCCAAGCAGGTCACCCGGATCATCCTGACCCGTCCGGCGGTCGAGGCCGGCGAGCGCCTCGGCTTCCTCCCCGGCACCCTCTACGAGAAGATCGACCCCTACCTGCGCCCGCTCTACGACGCCCTGCACGACATGCTCGACCCGGACTCCATCCCCAAGCTGATGGCGAACGGGACGATCGAGGTCGCGCCGCTGGCGTACATGCGCGGCCGGACGCTCAACGACGCGTTCATCATCCTCGACGAGGCGCAGAACACGAACCCCGAGCAGATGAAGATGTTCCTCACCCGCCTCGGCTTCGACTCCAAGATCGTCATCACCGGCGACATCACCCAGGTCGACCTCCCCGGCGGCACGAAGAGCGGTCTGCGGCAGGTCCGGGACATCCTCGACGGCGTCCCCGACGTGCACTTCTCGGCCCTCACGTCGCAGGATGTCGTCCGGCACAAGCTCGTCGGCCGTATCGTCGACGCGTACGAGAAGTACGACAGCGCCAACGAGCAGCGCACCGGCCGCAACGGGAAGTAG
- a CDS encoding M4 family metallopeptidase — protein sequence MTSPFCTIVPPHLLEKLAADGRESAQRTLQADSALRTRRRVTTLRAAQSAPASALTGTPRRAVHDAEHTETLPGREVRAEGDAPVGDATVNRAHAGLGATFDLFMKVYGRDSMDGSGMPLIATVHYGVDYANAFWDGSQMVFGDGDGDLFLDFTLPVDVIGHELAHGFTQHTANLEYYGQSGALNESVSDVFGALVKQYALGQSAAEADWLIGAGLLGPGVDRGVALRSMKEPGTAYDDDVLGKDPQPGHMDDYVRTSRDNGGVHINSGIPNRAFHLLATELGGNAWERAGLIWYDVMTGGALAPDTGFAEFAAATVAAAKARYGDAAELQAVTKAWAAVGLPVD from the coding sequence ATGACCTCACCCTTCTGCACGATCGTGCCGCCCCACCTCCTGGAGAAGCTGGCCGCGGACGGCCGCGAGTCCGCGCAGCGCACCCTGCAGGCCGACTCCGCCCTCCGCACCCGCCGCCGGGTGACCACCCTGCGGGCCGCGCAGTCCGCGCCCGCGTCCGCGCTCACCGGGACCCCGCGGCGCGCCGTCCACGACGCCGAGCACACCGAGACCCTGCCCGGGCGCGAGGTCCGCGCCGAGGGCGACGCACCGGTCGGGGACGCGACCGTCAACCGCGCCCACGCGGGTCTCGGCGCCACCTTCGACCTCTTCATGAAGGTCTACGGGCGGGACTCGATGGACGGGAGCGGCATGCCCCTGATCGCCACCGTCCACTACGGCGTCGACTACGCCAACGCCTTCTGGGACGGCAGCCAGATGGTCTTCGGCGACGGCGACGGCGACCTCTTCCTCGACTTCACCCTGCCCGTCGACGTCATCGGCCACGAGCTCGCCCACGGCTTCACCCAGCACACGGCGAACCTGGAGTACTACGGCCAGTCCGGCGCGCTCAACGAGTCCGTCTCCGACGTCTTCGGCGCGCTCGTCAAGCAGTACGCCCTCGGGCAGAGCGCCGCCGAGGCGGACTGGCTGATCGGCGCCGGACTGCTCGGCCCGGGCGTCGACCGGGGCGTGGCGCTGCGTTCCATGAAGGAGCCCGGAACCGCGTACGACGACGACGTCCTCGGCAAGGACCCGCAGCCCGGCCACATGGACGACTACGTGCGCACCAGCCGGGACAACGGCGGCGTCCACATCAACTCCGGCATCCCCAACCGCGCCTTCCACCTGCTGGCGACCGAGCTGGGCGGCAACGCCTGGGAGCGCGCGGGGCTGATCTGGTACGACGTCATGACGGGCGGCGCGCTGGCGCCGGACACCGGCTTCGCGGAGTTCGCGGCGGCCACGGTGGCGGCGGCGAAGGCGCGGTACGGCGACGCGGCGGAGCTCCAGGCGGTCACGAAGGCGTGGGCGGCCGTGGGCCTGCCGGTCGACTGA
- a CDS encoding cytidine deaminase yields the protein MTLSSEHGDLGAEDLKIITLARSARARNGVPEGAAVRDETGRTYVAGTVELESLKLSALRTAVAMAVASGAQSLEAAAVVSAAEAASDEDRAAVRDLGGPETPVLLAGPDGQLRSAVTAG from the coding sequence ATGACACTCAGCAGTGAGCACGGCGACCTCGGCGCCGAGGACCTGAAGATCATCACGCTGGCGCGGAGCGCCCGCGCCCGCAACGGCGTGCCCGAGGGCGCGGCGGTACGGGACGAGACCGGCCGCACCTATGTGGCGGGCACGGTGGAGCTGGAGTCGCTGAAGCTGAGCGCCCTGCGGACGGCCGTCGCGATGGCCGTGGCGAGCGGCGCGCAGTCGCTGGAGGCGGCGGCCGTGGTGTCCGCCGCCGAGGCCGCGTCGGACGAGGACCGGGCGGCCGTCCGGGACCTGGGCGGGCCGGAGACGCCGGTGCTGCTCGCGGGCCCGGACGGGCAGCTGCGTTCGGCCGTCACGGCGGGCTGA
- a CDS encoding beta-xylosidase, whose amino-acid sequence MAFTRTRAAARRRRWTAVLGATALAFAAGGALAAPAQASGTGQSVEFPTRCVPPPIAGIPPIEGVTTAVISVDNANPQVGDTVAVTYSITKPAASNPVDLALPADILTPTGKVVLGGAQTGTVSVTGPKKNPPVPGKGAFPGFSMTGSFTVTAPGAITLSPGDYNIHTSYIMELDTPCTVLNPPAPVSETVQAGDQTVPNERTLELGATSGAPGVRVTVTGAKFTPLTEVTVAARAGAAETADRMTVTTDSAGGFVARLKVNDLATTGIVAYEGGGWNAEKGAGPIAYQVVDDTPTPPNSQKITATVQAGELSMTQAGDAVALSAVDFGTGGAATGALRTVTVKDFRGGPAGWSVTGKVTDFTGPGGAIGADRLSWTPACVAKPGSPSACTAGSAGPVGAGATLASTANGTLTGGEFTLDAQLALDVPAFTAPGSYAGVLTLTLS is encoded by the coding sequence ATGGCATTCACCCGAACCCGGGCGGCGGCCCGAAGACGGCGCTGGACCGCCGTCCTCGGCGCCACCGCCCTCGCGTTCGCGGCCGGCGGCGCGCTCGCCGCCCCGGCGCAGGCGTCCGGCACCGGGCAGTCGGTGGAATTCCCCACCCGCTGCGTCCCGCCGCCCATCGCCGGCATCCCGCCCATCGAGGGCGTCACCACCGCCGTGATCTCGGTCGACAACGCCAACCCCCAGGTCGGCGACACGGTCGCCGTGACCTACTCGATCACCAAGCCGGCCGCGTCCAACCCCGTGGACCTCGCGCTCCCGGCCGACATCCTCACCCCCACCGGCAAGGTCGTCCTCGGCGGCGCCCAGACCGGCACGGTCAGCGTCACCGGCCCCAAGAAGAACCCGCCGGTCCCCGGCAAGGGCGCCTTCCCGGGCTTCTCCATGACCGGCAGCTTCACGGTCACCGCCCCCGGCGCGATCACCCTCTCGCCGGGCGACTACAACATCCACACCAGCTACATCATGGAGCTGGACACCCCCTGCACGGTCCTCAACCCGCCCGCCCCCGTCTCCGAGACGGTCCAGGCCGGCGACCAGACCGTGCCCAACGAGCGGACCCTCGAACTCGGCGCCACCTCCGGCGCCCCCGGCGTCCGGGTGACCGTCACCGGCGCCAAGTTCACCCCGCTCACCGAGGTGACCGTGGCCGCCCGCGCCGGAGCCGCCGAGACCGCCGACCGGATGACCGTCACCACCGACAGCGCGGGCGGCTTCGTCGCCCGGCTCAAGGTGAACGACCTCGCCACCACCGGGATCGTGGCGTACGAGGGCGGCGGCTGGAACGCCGAGAAGGGCGCCGGCCCGATCGCGTACCAGGTCGTCGACGACACCCCGACCCCGCCGAACAGCCAGAAGATCACGGCCACCGTCCAGGCGGGCGAACTGTCCATGACCCAGGCCGGTGACGCCGTCGCGCTCTCCGCGGTCGACTTCGGCACGGGCGGCGCGGCCACCGGAGCCCTCCGGACGGTGACGGTCAAGGACTTCCGCGGCGGCCCCGCGGGCTGGTCCGTGACCGGCAAGGTCACCGACTTCACCGGCCCCGGCGGCGCCATCGGCGCGGACCGGCTCAGCTGGACCCCCGCCTGCGTCGCCAAGCCGGGCAGCCCCAGCGCCTGCACGGCCGGCTCCGCCGGACCCGTCGGCGCCGGCGCCACCCTCGCCTCCACGGCGAACGGCACGCTCACCGGCGGCGAGTTCACCCTCGACGCCCAGCTCGCACTGGACGTCCCGGCGTTCACCGCCCCGGGCAGCTACGCGGGCGTCCTGACGCTGACCCTGTCCTGA